A genomic segment from Desulfonatronum lacustre DSM 10312 encodes:
- a CDS encoding DUF4160 domain-containing protein: protein MNDKEEKLISETCDRGELKLEEPSADLLRKLAEASENSSKPGNELGDNMPEIARFYGIIIKLFFSDHLPAHFHAVYGEYVGLFNIETLEMIEGDLPKRAMKLVLEWARVNQEEMKKMWDAQEFRKLPPLE, encoded by the coding sequence ATGAACGACAAGGAAGAGAAGCTGATTTCGGAAACCTGCGACCGTGGCGAATTGAAGCTGGAGGAACCTTCCGCGGATCTCCTGCGGAAGTTGGCCGAGGCATCTGAAAATTCGTCCAAACCAGGAAATGAATTGGGTGATAATATGCCAGAAATAGCAAGATTTTATGGGATAATCATAAAGCTTTTTTTCAGTGATCATCTTCCAGCTCATTTTCATGCAGTATACGGTGAATATGTCGGCCTGTTCAATATTGAGACACTGGAAATGATTGAAGGTGATTTGCCAAAGCGAGCAATGAAGCTGGTTCTTGAGTGGGCCAGGGTGAATCAGGAAGAAATGAAGAAGATGTGGGATGCTCAAGAATTTCGTAAACTTCCACCTCTGGAGTAA
- a CDS encoding restriction endonuclease subunit S, with translation MDILNNALPTSWFLSSLGDVTTKPQYGWTTKAANYGEKLKLLRTSDITSGRVNWQAVPTCVTEPNDPEKYFLKAGDIVVARAGSVGKSFLIKENVTDAVFASYLVRFTPQIEPEYIDFFMQSRRYWEQIEDKSSGIAIPNVNASKLSQIEIPVAPLNEQRRIIEKIETLFSRLDKGEETLRDVQKLLVRYRQSVLKSAVTGQLTTDWRAENAHRLEHGRDLLTRILQTRRETWEGRGKYKEPVAPDTTGLPELPEGWVWANGSQLFSWSSGKFLPNKSQTGGGIPVYGGNGVNGYHNCALVDEPTMVVGRVGAHCGNVHLTIGPAWVTDNAIYATQAPSFCNLRYLVMIFRNAKLGEKSKGGAQPFVNQEALNSTLIPLPPPTEQEEIMARVDAEFANSGVIEESCKTELTRSTALRQSILKDAFAGRLVPQDPSDEPASELLARIRAARGGGSKKRGKQ, from the coding sequence ATGGACATCTTGAATAATGCTTTGCCGACTTCCTGGTTTTTATCATCATTAGGCGATGTTACGACCAAACCACAGTATGGCTGGACCACCAAAGCTGCCAACTATGGCGAAAAGTTAAAGCTGCTCCGAACGTCTGATATCACCTCAGGGCGAGTTAATTGGCAGGCTGTCCCAACATGCGTGACTGAGCCAAATGATCCAGAAAAATACTTTCTTAAAGCCGGTGATATTGTCGTCGCCAGGGCCGGGTCTGTTGGAAAATCGTTTTTGATAAAAGAGAATGTCACTGATGCTGTTTTCGCGTCATATTTGGTGAGGTTTACTCCGCAAATCGAACCAGAATACATCGACTTTTTCATGCAGTCACGACGCTATTGGGAGCAGATTGAAGATAAATCTTCAGGCATCGCAATTCCCAATGTAAACGCATCGAAGCTATCGCAAATCGAAATTCCAGTAGCTCCCCTCAACGAACAACGCCGTATCATCGAAAAGATTGAAACGCTGTTCTCCCGGCTGGATAAGGGCGAAGAGACGCTGCGCGACGTGCAGAAGCTGCTCGTGCGCTATCGCCAATCCGTTCTGAAATCCGCCGTCACCGGCCAGCTCACAACCGACTGGCGCGCCGAAAACGCCCACCGCCTGGAACACGGCCGCGACCTGCTCACCCGCATCCTGCAAACCCGCCGCGAAACCTGGGAAGGTAGAGGTAAATACAAGGAACCTGTCGCGCCTGATACTACAGGGTTGCCGGAATTGCCGGAGGGGTGGGTGTGGGCGAATGGCAGCCAACTGTTTTCATGGTCAAGTGGCAAATTTCTCCCAAATAAAAGTCAAACAGGAGGAGGCATCCCCGTTTACGGCGGTAATGGCGTGAACGGTTATCACAACTGCGCTTTAGTTGATGAGCCGACGATGGTGGTCGGCCGAGTTGGCGCACACTGTGGAAATGTCCATCTAACAATAGGTCCGGCATGGGTGACTGATAACGCCATCTACGCCACGCAAGCGCCAAGCTTTTGCAATCTGCGCTATCTGGTGATGATTTTCCGAAATGCAAAACTCGGGGAAAAATCCAAGGGAGGGGCGCAACCGTTTGTTAATCAGGAAGCTTTGAACTCAACTCTTATTCCCTTGCCCCCACCAACCGAGCAAGAAGAGATCATGGCTCGTGTGGATGCGGAGTTTGCTAATTCCGGAGTTATCGAGGAATCATGCAAAACCGAACTCACCCGCTCCACCGCCTTACGCCAATCCATCCTCAAAGACGCCTTCGCTGGCCGCCTGGTGCCGCAAGACCCCAGTGATGAACCGGCATCGGAGCTGCTGGCCCGCATCAGGGCCGCGCGGGGGGGTGGGTCGAAGAAGAGGGGCAAGCAATGA
- a CDS encoding DEAD/DEAH box helicase family protein, with translation MTDDERQARTKIDQLLTDAGWVLQDRHELDRHAALGVAVREFSLSGGFCDYLLFVGGKAAGVIEAKRVGVTLSGVADQAGRYMGGLPEHLARWDEVLAFDYESTGEETFFCNQCDPKPRSRRLFAFHRPETLHEWLRQPETLRARLRRMPTQDPLDRKGLRDCQIEAITGLEASLAEDRPRSLVQLATGAGKTYMACSSSYRLIRYAGARRILFLVDRNNLGDQTLKEFQNYHPPGAANRFTDTYIVQHLHSHRIDPDAKVVITTIQRLFSLLKGQDLPEEAEEASGFEQWGGEAEPLPLAYNPVIPIETFDFIITDECHRSIYGLWRQVLEYFDAHIIGLTATPSKHTLGFFNRNLVAEYPYERSVADGVNVGYEIYRIRTLVTEDGGKVEVGGQGFQVPVRDKRTRKVRYEQLDADLEYTGKDLDRSVVNPNQIRTVLQTYKDRVFTELFPDRSGQWLPKTLIFAKDDNHAEEIVHAVREVFGEGNDFAKKITYRNTGEDPKTLIKAFRVDPFPRIAVTVDMIATGTDIKPVEVVIFMRDVKSEGYYEQMKGRGVRTIPDADLRAVTPDAKTKTRFILIDAVGVSETKKNASQPLERKKSISFDALLEQIAMGRRDEDALSSLAGRLAMLDRKLDPEDRARIVEATNGQTPRDLANALLDAIDPDARQAAILLRHGRNPTPEQERAVIEELTETACRPFDKPTVRNLLKDIKRKTEIVIDEITIDELTGAGFDKKRAEETVTNFKQFIEDNRDELTALQILYNQPQGRQRLTYAAIRELVRRMTDPPLYLTTATIWQAYKRLDAAKVRGAPVDEQLTEVVSLVRFALGQTEVLESFSAVVERRFNLWMGREKKVGREYTPDQEDWLRAITAFIAANAEITPRDFQEAPILADKGGILQARKALGPGLNDMLDDLQGVLVA, from the coding sequence ATGACTGACGACGAACGCCAAGCCCGAACAAAAATCGACCAGCTTCTGACTGACGCCGGTTGGGTACTCCAGGACCGGCACGAACTCGACCGCCATGCGGCCCTGGGCGTTGCCGTTCGCGAGTTCTCCCTGTCCGGTGGGTTCTGCGATTATCTGTTGTTTGTCGGGGGGAAGGCCGCCGGGGTGATTGAGGCGAAGAGGGTTGGGGTGACGTTGAGTGGAGTGGCGGATCAGGCGGGGCGGTATATGGGTGGGTTGCCGGAGCATTTGGCTCGGTGGGACGAGGTGCTGGCTTTTGATTACGAGAGTACGGGCGAGGAGACTTTTTTTTGTAACCAGTGCGACCCCAAGCCCCGTTCGCGCCGTTTGTTTGCCTTTCATCGTCCGGAAACGCTGCATGAATGGCTGCGTCAGCCGGAGACGTTGCGTGCCCGGTTGCGCCGGATGCCGACCCAGGACCCCTTGGACCGCAAGGGGCTGCGGGATTGCCAGATTGAGGCGATTACCGGGCTGGAGGCGTCGTTGGCCGAGGACCGGCCTCGGTCCCTGGTTCAGTTGGCCACCGGCGCGGGCAAGACTTACATGGCCTGCTCGTCGTCCTATCGGCTGATCCGCTATGCCGGGGCCAGGCGCATCCTGTTTCTGGTGGACCGGAACAACCTGGGCGACCAGACCTTGAAGGAGTTCCAGAACTATCATCCGCCCGGCGCGGCGAACCGCTTCACCGACACCTACATTGTCCAGCATCTCCATTCCCACCGGATTGATCCGGACGCCAAGGTTGTGATCACCACCATCCAGCGTCTCTTTTCCCTGCTCAAGGGCCAGGATCTGCCCGAGGAAGCGGAGGAGGCGTCCGGCTTTGAACAGTGGGGTGGGGAGGCCGAGCCGTTGCCGCTGGCCTACAACCCGGTCATCCCCATCGAGACCTTTGATTTCATCATCACCGACGAATGCCACCGCTCCATCTACGGGCTCTGGCGGCAGGTGCTGGAGTATTTCGACGCCCACATCATCGGCCTGACCGCCACGCCGTCCAAGCACACCCTGGGCTTCTTCAACCGGAACCTGGTGGCCGAGTACCCCTACGAACGCTCCGTTGCCGACGGCGTGAACGTGGGCTATGAAATCTACCGCATCCGCACCCTGGTCACCGAGGATGGCGGCAAGGTGGAGGTGGGCGGGCAGGGCTTTCAGGTGCCCGTGCGGGACAAGCGGACCCGCAAGGTCCGCTACGAACAGCTTGACGCGGACCTGGAATACACCGGCAAGGATCTGGACCGCTCCGTGGTCAATCCGAACCAGATCCGGACGGTCCTGCAAACTTACAAGGACCGGGTCTTCACCGAACTTTTCCCGGACCGCTCCGGCCAGTGGCTGCCCAAGACCCTGATCTTCGCCAAGGACGACAACCACGCCGAGGAGATCGTCCATGCCGTGCGCGAAGTCTTCGGCGAGGGCAACGACTTTGCCAAGAAGATCACCTATCGCAACACCGGCGAAGACCCCAAGACGCTGATCAAGGCCTTCCGGGTCGATCCCTTCCCCCGCATCGCTGTGACCGTGGACATGATCGCCACGGGCACGGACATCAAGCCGGTGGAGGTGGTGATCTTCATGCGCGACGTGAAGTCCGAGGGTTACTATGAGCAGATGAAGGGCCGCGGCGTGCGGACCATTCCGGATGCCGACCTCCGGGCGGTCACCCCGGACGCCAAGACCAAAACCCGCTTCATCCTCATCGACGCCGTGGGCGTGTCCGAGACCAAAAAGAACGCCTCCCAGCCCCTGGAGCGCAAGAAGTCCATCAGCTTCGACGCCCTGCTCGAACAAATCGCCATGGGCCGCCGGGATGAGGACGCGCTGTCCTCCCTGGCCGGACGCCTGGCCATGCTGGACCGCAAGCTGGACCCCGAGGACCGCGCCCGCATCGTCGAGGCCACGAACGGCCAAACCCCGCGGGATCTGGCCAACGCCCTGCTGGACGCCATCGACCCGGACGCCCGCCAGGCCGCCATCCTCCTGCGCCACGGCCGGAATCCCACGCCGGAACAGGAACGCGCGGTGATCGAGGAATTGACCGAAACGGCCTGCCGTCCCTTCGACAAGCCGACCGTGCGCAATCTGCTCAAGGACATCAAGCGCAAGACCGAAATCGTGATCGACGAGATCACCATTGATGAACTCACCGGCGCGGGCTTCGACAAAAAGCGGGCCGAGGAAACCGTCACCAATTTCAAGCAATTCATCGAAGATAACCGCGACGAACTGACCGCCCTGCAAATCCTCTACAACCAGCCCCAGGGCCGCCAGCGCCTGACATACGCCGCGATCCGCGAACTGGTCCGCCGCATGACCGACCCGCCGCTCTACCTGACCACGGCCACCATCTGGCAGGCCTACAAGCGCCTGGATGCCGCCAAGGTCCGCGGCGCGCCGGTGGATGAACAACTGACCGAGGTGGTCAGCCTGGTCCGCTTCGCCCTGGGCCAGACCGAGGTGCTGGAATCCTTCAGCGCGGTGGTGGAACGGCGGTTCAATCTCTGGATGGGGCGGGAAAAGAAGGTCGGCCGGGAATACACACCCGACCAGGAAGACTGGCTCCGCGCCATCACCGCCTTCATCGCCGCCAACGCCGAAATCACCCCGCGTGATTTCCAGGAAGCGCCCATCCTTGCGGACAAGGGCGGTATTTTGCAGGCGCGGAAGGCCTTGGGGCCAGGATTGAATGATATGTTGGATGATTTGCAAGGAGTGTTGGTGGCGTGA
- a CDS encoding proline iminopeptidase-family hydrolase, translated as MIMIKSTVNSVGGPSTYLDYTGRDDVLSGGVKVVPVDTPSGKFRVWTKRVGNNPDVKVLLLHGGPGGTHEYLEAFDSYLPASGIEYYYYDQLGSYYSDQPDIPELWDIQRFVDEVEQVRQALGLHRQNFYLYGQSWGGILALEYALKYQEHLKGMIISNMMSSMPAYNEYAAKVLIPSMDQAVLADIKNMEAEEDFENPRYMELLMQHHYVHHVLRMPHDQWPDPVNRAFKHLNPKVYIPMQGPSELGASGKLAKWDRSSDLQNVTVPTLVVGSRHDTMDPEHMAWMARQIPKSRYLLCPDGSHMALYDDQEVYFGGLVQFILDVEHGRL; from the coding sequence ATGATTATGATAAAATCGACAGTAAACAGCGTCGGGGGGCCTTCGACATACTTGGACTATACGGGGCGAGACGATGTGCTGAGCGGAGGCGTGAAGGTAGTGCCCGTGGACACGCCAAGTGGGAAATTTCGGGTCTGGACCAAGCGGGTGGGGAACAATCCGGACGTCAAGGTCCTCCTGCTGCATGGCGGGCCTGGTGGGACGCACGAGTACCTGGAAGCTTTTGACAGCTATCTCCCTGCCTCCGGCATCGAGTACTACTATTACGACCAACTGGGATCGTACTACAGTGATCAGCCGGACATACCCGAACTCTGGGATATCCAGCGGTTTGTGGACGAGGTTGAACAGGTCCGTCAGGCCCTTGGACTCCACAGGCAAAACTTCTATCTTTATGGGCAATCATGGGGAGGAATCCTGGCTCTTGAGTATGCATTGAAATACCAGGAACACCTGAAGGGGATGATTATCTCCAATATGATGTCAAGTATGCCGGCCTATAACGAGTACGCCGCAAAGGTGTTGATCCCTTCCATGGATCAGGCTGTCCTGGCTGATATCAAGAACATGGAGGCGGAAGAAGACTTCGAGAATCCCCGCTATATGGAACTGCTCATGCAGCACCATTACGTCCACCACGTTCTCCGCATGCCACATGACCAGTGGCCGGATCCAGTGAATCGCGCGTTCAAGCATCTCAATCCAAAGGTTTATATTCCCATGCAGGGGCCGAGCGAACTGGGCGCAAGCGGAAAGTTGGCCAAGTGGGATCGGAGTTCAGACCTCCAGAACGTTACGGTGCCGACACTTGTGGTCGGATCCAGGCATGATACCATGGATCCTGAACACATGGCATGGATGGCTCGTCAGATCCCGAAGTCACGGTATTTGCTCTGCCCGGATGGGAGTCATATGGCGCTGTACGATGATCAAGAGGTCTACTTTGGCGGCCTTGTGCAGTTCATTCTCGACGTCGAGCATGGACGGTTGTAA
- a CDS encoding DUF1016 N-terminal domain-containing protein produces MHENMDLQHGQQHPAPAPVQGEEGKGASEKGGFAENSPPSTNALVSDIRAMVEKTRLAVATAVNPGMTLLYWRLGKRIHGDILGNERAVYGDEIVVTLSRQLSWSHFLAAC; encoded by the coding sequence ATGCACGAAAATATGGACCTACAGCACGGTCAGCAGCATCCTGCTCCGGCTCCAGTCCAGGGTGAAGAAGGAAAAGGCGCTTCGGAGAAGGGTGGATTTGCTGAAAACAGCCCCCCTTCCACCAACGCCTTGGTGAGTGACATCCGGGCGATGGTTGAAAAGACCCGCTTGGCTGTCGCGACCGCGGTCAATCCTGGGATGACTCTGCTCTACTGGCGACTGGGGAAGCGCATACACGGGGATATTCTGGGAAACGAAAGAGCCGTCTATGGTGATGAGATTGTCGTAACACTGTCACGACAATTGAGTTGGAGCCATTTTCTAGCTGCATGCTGA
- a CDS encoding ATP-binding protein has translation MNNGAKESTDEKDAVNSHSEDAPGDSSISDQGDGAAQIFAATGLKFDPETTALLWSRILQHKWVLSERLGRDVGLKLACIDFIENIDPVTKDARESKRIQCLRELGAQVIDRAVWETISDSQPPKQVVNNRIIRTLQQADLARKHGVTPPRAIIFFGPPGTGKTHFVKAIAGILQWWYIEISPSVLMADGQDRLGANLKNIMEKVYDLDETVVFIDEFEEIAGSRDHASRVDKSITNEFLKQVPLLKARNRKNLLICATNYIRQLDAALLRPGRFDCVIPVGSLDEQGRKTIFEHYIARTNCGSVDLDRLVSLTPLFTPADIEYLFQKVRQHAFEQELNLQHDYRVTTETFLEILPSLRPTLTEEIITEFQEDSAEYTRV, from the coding sequence ATGAACAATGGAGCAAAGGAATCAACAGACGAAAAAGATGCTGTGAATTCCCACAGCGAGGATGCCCCAGGTGACAGTTCCATCTCTGACCAGGGGGATGGCGCTGCGCAAATTTTTGCCGCAACCGGCCTGAAGTTCGATCCTGAAACAACTGCCCTGCTTTGGTCCAGAATTCTTCAGCACAAGTGGGTACTTTCTGAAAGATTGGGACGCGACGTGGGGCTCAAACTGGCATGTATCGACTTCATTGAAAACATTGATCCGGTTACCAAGGACGCCAGGGAGAGTAAGCGTATCCAGTGTCTCCGGGAACTCGGCGCGCAGGTTATCGATCGGGCAGTCTGGGAGACCATTTCCGACTCCCAACCCCCGAAACAGGTGGTGAATAACAGGATTATCCGTACTCTCCAACAAGCAGACCTCGCCCGCAAGCACGGGGTTACGCCGCCGAGGGCCATTATCTTTTTCGGTCCCCCGGGCACGGGAAAAACCCATTTCGTCAAGGCCATCGCCGGCATTCTTCAATGGTGGTACATCGAAATCAGCCCGAGCGTTTTGATGGCCGACGGTCAAGACCGTTTGGGGGCCAACCTGAAGAATATCATGGAAAAGGTCTATGACTTGGATGAGACGGTTGTCTTCATCGATGAGTTCGAGGAAATTGCGGGCAGCCGCGACCATGCCTCCCGGGTCGACAAGTCCATCACCAATGAATTTCTCAAGCAGGTCCCTTTGCTCAAAGCGAGGAACCGAAAAAATCTTCTCATTTGCGCAACCAATTATATCCGGCAACTGGACGCGGCGCTGCTCAGACCCGGCCGCTTCGACTGCGTCATTCCCGTGGGCAGCCTCGACGAGCAGGGGCGCAAAACCATATTCGAGCACTATATCGCGCGCACAAATTGCGGATCTGTCGACCTGGACAGACTGGTTTCCCTCACCCCGCTCTTCACTCCGGCGGACATCGAGTATCTTTTCCAGAAAGTGCGGCAGCACGCCTTTGAACAGGAATTGAACCTGCAGCATGATTATCGGGTCACCACGGAGACATTCTTGGAAATTCTCCCTTCGCTTCGACCGACCCTTACCGAGGAAATAATCACCGAGTTTCAGGAGGACAGCGCGGAATACACCAGGGTGTGA
- a CDS encoding acyltransferase, with protein sequence MSRPYQHAGRGATSSRGQKSPEQVGPRGRNDMKDSMRLLWIDLLKILAIFGVILLHASAPFLVPFEDSGQWWTGNVYDSLSRWSVPLFIMASGALVLPGADKVVLRDFLLVRMRHILIPFLAWSFIYFIYSIHVKGQDHGLLDFFPMVIAGPIYYHLWFIYMLITLYLFAPVISALLNLAPRKFAWYLVGIWLCWASLLPAVHELLNLETYFVSDLNEYSALKLCGYFFLGYMLKENVIHSKGGLVILLLLFLIGGAATMTGTYMLSSRAGEFVHFFYDYFSITVMTMTLALFLFLKSVFHTPKEEAEDDNGRKHMNSRKLLRKISMSVFGIYLVHALILELLRDGRLGFTINHGSAFGIEIPIAAGIPLFAASIFVVSLGLILIFSHIPVIRKIIT encoded by the coding sequence ATGTCGAGGCCGTACCAGCACGCCGGGAGAGGTGCGACGAGCAGCCGCGGGCAGAAAAGCCCAGAACAAGTCGGTCCACGCGGGAGGAATGATATGAAAGATTCAATGCGGCTGCTCTGGATTGACCTGTTAAAAATACTCGCGATCTTCGGTGTCATTCTGCTGCATGCGTCCGCCCCATTTCTGGTGCCCTTCGAAGACTCCGGGCAGTGGTGGACGGGGAACGTCTATGACTCCCTCTCCCGGTGGAGCGTGCCCCTGTTTATCATGGCCAGTGGGGCTTTGGTGCTTCCGGGGGCGGACAAGGTGGTATTGCGGGATTTTCTGTTGGTGCGCATGCGGCACATTCTCATTCCTTTTCTGGCCTGGAGCTTCATCTATTTTATCTACTCCATCCATGTAAAAGGCCAAGACCACGGTCTCCTTGACTTTTTTCCCATGGTGATTGCCGGACCGATCTACTATCACCTCTGGTTCATCTATATGCTGATCACCTTGTATCTCTTCGCCCCGGTGATCAGCGCCCTGCTGAATCTGGCTCCCCGTAAATTCGCCTGGTATCTTGTCGGAATCTGGCTGTGCTGGGCGTCGCTTTTGCCTGCGGTCCATGAACTGTTAAACCTGGAAACATATTTTGTTTCCGACTTGAACGAATACTCGGCCCTTAAGCTCTGCGGCTACTTTTTTCTGGGATACATGCTCAAGGAGAACGTTATCCACTCAAAGGGAGGATTGGTTATCCTGTTGCTCCTGTTTCTCATCGGTGGCGCCGCGACCATGACTGGGACCTATATGCTGAGTTCAAGAGCTGGGGAGTTCGTGCATTTCTTTTACGATTATTTCAGCATTACCGTCATGACCATGACGCTTGCCCTGTTTCTGTTTCTAAAAAGCGTCTTCCATACCCCTAAGGAGGAGGCGGAGGACGACAATGGTCGCAAGCACATGAATTCTCGGAAGCTGCTTCGAAAAATCTCAATGAGTGTTTTCGGCATCTACCTGGTACATGCCTTGATACTGGAGCTGTTGCGGGACGGCCGCCTGGGTTTTACAATCAACCATGGCAGCGCTTTCGGGATCGAAATACCCATTGCCGCGGGAATTCCCCTTTTTGCGGCAAGCATTTTTGTCGTATCGTTGGGCCTGATTCTTATCTTCAGCCACATTCCCGTTATAAGGAAGATAATCACATGA
- a CDS encoding alpha/beta hydrolase family protein, which produces MTTTNRVPGIFIACGCFLFAIGIWTAAHAEIQFVEDYISFTQMAKRPLRNLPEREAWKKAAPEIVEIAIPRPNEDSGQPALWYNSQSDQPKPLLIVLHSWSDNYLQHYGIPYAVFAVKNDWIFMHPDFYGRFNNKDATGSEKAVQDVLLALEYAKANASVDESRIYLAGFSGGAMMSLIMVGRHPELFTAALASVPVYDLKDWYAYLSGSQLRYADGYQNDIRASCGGNPVSADQAGEECRRRSPSAYLPDARGREVQVYLCGGTRDPFVPPSHAIRAFNDLAEENDRISEEDFRYIDKTKSLPENLQGQGKTDPFFEKAGLPLVFKRKSNNATIALFDGGHDIVFNQGLHWLAQQQR; this is translated from the coding sequence ATGACCACCACCAACCGGGTACCCGGCATTTTCATTGCTTGCGGCTGTTTTTTGTTCGCGATCGGAATCTGGACCGCTGCCCACGCGGAGATTCAATTTGTCGAGGACTATATCTCTTTCACGCAAATGGCCAAACGTCCCTTGCGCAACCTCCCCGAACGGGAAGCCTGGAAAAAGGCCGCCCCGGAGATTGTCGAGATTGCCATTCCTCGGCCAAATGAAGACTCCGGCCAGCCCGCGCTCTGGTACAATTCGCAATCAGACCAACCAAAACCCTTGCTGATCGTACTGCACAGCTGGAGCGACAATTACCTTCAGCACTACGGCATTCCGTACGCGGTCTTCGCCGTGAAGAACGATTGGATTTTCATGCATCCTGATTTTTACGGCCGATTCAATAATAAAGACGCGACAGGTTCGGAAAAGGCGGTCCAGGATGTGCTCCTGGCTCTGGAGTACGCCAAGGCCAATGCATCCGTCGACGAAAGTCGGATTTACCTGGCAGGATTCTCGGGAGGGGCGATGATGTCGTTGATCATGGTCGGCCGGCACCCGGAGTTGTTCACGGCAGCCCTGGCATCGGTACCGGTGTATGATCTCAAGGACTGGTACGCATACCTGAGCGGGTCTCAACTCAGGTATGCGGACGGCTACCAAAACGACATCAGAGCGTCCTGCGGCGGCAACCCCGTTTCGGCAGACCAAGCCGGCGAAGAATGCCGTCGGCGCAGCCCTTCGGCGTATCTGCCGGATGCACGCGGCAGAGAGGTGCAGGTCTATCTCTGCGGAGGCACGAGAGATCCTTTTGTTCCCCCCTCCCATGCCATCCGGGCCTTCAACGATCTGGCCGAGGAAAATGACCGAATTTCCGAGGAGGATTTCAGATACATCGATAAAACCAAGTCCCTGCCGGAAAATCTTCAAGGACAGGGCAAAACAGACCCGTTTTTCGAGAAGGCTGGTCTGCCGTTGGTTTTTAAGCGCAAATCAAACAATGCGACCATCGCTCTTTTCGACGGCGGCCACGATATTGTCTTCAATCAGGGGTTGCACTGGCTTGCGCAACAGCAGCGATGA
- a CDS encoding M15 family metallopeptidase: MEYVSGKDTISLRTAMILVLGMLATVFASSIAHSQEPDSLGEHYTMLQPNEKFDGRMSALELKLIKEGLVDVQMLDPDILVDLKYARKNNFMGMNVYGDFTRAYLRPEPAMMLVRANTILQERHPDLRIQVGDALRPRSIQHRMWDLVVDTPMQPYVANPFTGSMHNHGAAVDVTLVNVRTGKEFDMGTPMDHFGPLAQPRLENKFLQQGELTAEQIANRHILRDVMVDAGWHPLAIEWWHFDAFAKDIVRKKYSIIE; the protein is encoded by the coding sequence ATGGAATACGTTTCAGGAAAGGATACGATCTCTTTGCGGACCGCGATGATCCTTGTTTTGGGGATGCTTGCGACAGTTTTTGCGTCATCAATTGCACACTCGCAAGAACCGGATTCTCTTGGCGAGCACTATACCATGCTGCAGCCGAATGAGAAATTCGACGGGAGAATGTCCGCACTCGAACTGAAGTTGATCAAAGAAGGTCTTGTGGATGTACAGATGCTTGATCCAGACATCCTCGTGGACCTGAAATATGCCCGGAAAAACAATTTCATGGGTATGAACGTCTACGGCGATTTCACACGGGCCTATCTGCGCCCCGAACCTGCAATGATGCTCGTCCGGGCGAACACCATACTCCAAGAGCGTCACCCTGACCTGCGCATCCAGGTCGGCGATGCTTTGAGACCGCGTTCCATCCAACATAGAATGTGGGATCTTGTCGTGGACACGCCCATGCAGCCCTACGTGGCCAATCCTTTTACCGGTTCGATGCACAATCACGGAGCCGCGGTGGACGTAACGCTGGTCAATGTGCGTACCGGCAAAGAGTTCGACATGGGAACACCCATGGATCACTTCGGGCCTTTGGCGCAACCGCGCTTGGAAAATAAGTTTCTCCAGCAGGGCGAACTGACGGCGGAGCAGATCGCGAACCGCCATATTCTGCGGGACGTCATGGTTGATGCGGGATGGCATCCGCTGGCCATCGAATGGTGGCATTTCGATGCGTTTGCCAAGGATATCGTTCGAAAAAAATATTCCATCATTGAGTAG